DNA from Aphis gossypii isolate Hap1 chromosome 3, ASM2018417v2, whole genome shotgun sequence:
TGTCGACAGAATActcaatataaatcaaaacgtATAGTTTCCtagttaaaatcatttttaaaaatgcctaattaatacaaaaagaaCCTTTTTCGtgcataaatattgtattaaagttttaaatatacatctcAAAGTTAAGTTTTCGACGAATTCTTTAcagaattaacatttaaaaatacatagatttggtattatttaacttatttataccACTAACGTATTTacgaaaagttttttttaatttaataaatttacaacacgtttattactgttatacttattaaacgaTGAGGTGATCTCCTTTAGGTATAGCAGAATAAAGTAACGCGAGTTCACtgcagtatattaaattattatttcaccaGTTTAGTAGTCGGAGACATCTTTGTTATGATtgactataaaattatgaattcaagaattattatttggacttttatactttaataagtgtataaaactataaaatatataatataatgtaggcAGTATAGGATATAGGCTAGGCTCATATCCTTCTTGATCATCCCATCGCCATACtatatgaaaaacatttttatacgatGAACCAAATGTGCTATCAAGTTTTCTATACTCATTAgttatttcaacatttattaCTTGATTAGTAgcatttactttataaaagtatacttaagtctttaattatacatatgatatacattataatttaaactttgtgcacattttatttatagacaataataGACTGTTAACAGTTTAagatatatgaaaaataaaaagtaaaaaatgtatttaaataaaatataaaaacagatttgtaaataaaatttaatctagTACTTActgttatttacttaattaattaagttaacaaGTACAAGCTTAAATCCATTTTACATTTGTCGTCAATGCTTCTAATCTGTGGCtcataattgaattatacacattttattattagtttttcacttttcattcattttttaaatgcttaataaatcaaatacctTATGTTGGTTTTGTAGAGTTATCATGTAAGTATTGTAAGCATACTATTaaggttaattttataatttaaaaatataagataaattagataatatgtttcaaagtgaaaaaaaatagcaaacactaaattagtaatattgaaggacataatattatcaactaaATATAGTAACAACAGAAGCACTGTTCACAGTGTGCACTGATGTGTAgataaattaaagatattttgtcGCTATGTCAGCGGGGTCATTGAGTTTAGTTTTTTCttcgttaaaatattgtaataatgtaaaaaagtgtgttttttatataaatagaaaaaatattttataaaagtaggAGCATTttgattatcattttatcaatatttatttgtcgATTTTATAGTTTAGTTGGACAGTTTTATCATGATTTttgatatcaattaaaatcaatttcttAAATcagagtattattaattataatatttgaaaagtgtacaacaaatataacacaattatgattttattttaggaaatttgttaatttatatatatacgagtacctatataatagttattaatattatataatttgggaatacaataatgttaataactaTCTATGTTACAAACATACaactacctaaatattttcttcataaaaagttaaaaacaaataagaaaCAAAATACTCTGTAGAATATAAGTAGTAGCACATAAATTACATTGAGTGTTTACActgttataatagtataatatatatatacctagataTAGAAATGGGtaaacgtaaatattattgaatgttaaggtgataacaataaaatatgtgattacTTAAAGTCTTGAAATtgggtttaatttattatatgaaataccaaactccaaaaaaagtttttcaaatgagcagtacctatacatttttatcacataATTACATAGCACTTACTGAGTTTTTTTGTCTAGCAACACTAAGTTCACATCCAaccttaacctaacctaacaacCTAAGTTATTCATtacctactgtataataatatattatagatatgtaatatatgtatattatattgtatctacGTAATTCCTAATAGCAGAGAGCCAGCTCGTCGctaaagattatttattttttaattaaataaatatatgtattattaattttggataaattaataataaaaattccgCAAATTCcatcaatatacatacaattccacataattttaaatgcaacgtTGCCAttcctaaaacaaaatatatattattgtaagggCCGAGCCACACTATAGTGCTTTTGGTGCGCGGTAAGCAATAAGCGTAAATACAACGGTGGTACCCGGTAACGCACGGTACTCGGGCAATACACGCGTGTTTTCATTGCGCGTCAAAATCGCTCTACACATAGTGTATAACGAAATAACGATACCTataatgaataacattttcgtgattatatttttatatgttttataaaaataaatggtgttttaattgaataattaatagttgatcatttttttgtgatttttatataactgcttattagttattacctacttgtttaatataattgtatacaatattgaatataccatcataatattatgatgccattaaactttatattgaGCAATTGATTAAGTAGTCGCTAGATGAAAGTACTTGCACGTTTTAATAGCCAACcaagaaaaaattacaaatttgcgGAATCGTATTATAgcaaaattttactatacccgtattacaataacaaaacaaGTTACTACTTAAACAAAACTTATTTAGGGACAACAGCAGTATcgtatagaacaataaaaatatggaatatctacaaatttaatatcaaaaacctcaaaatactgtttttttgaaaaaatcactttaggtataatacttgttgaaggagtaagttttcagattcaaaatttcacatatatgaTCTTATGCATTACCTTATAAATGTACAcgcataaaaacgtaaaaaatgtcaaatttatatttcttatatagtctatagccacttgttgtcagttttttctaaaaaaactagtttttcgtatttttcacagtgtaaAATTCATGCCATCATTTCATAAACGCAGTGTACATATTAAGGGAACATCGCAGTATcgtatagaacaataaaaatatggaatatctacaaatttaatatcaaaaacatcaaaatactgtttttttgaaaaaatcactttatgtacaatacttggtgaagatgtaagttttcaaattcaaaattctacatatattatctaatgcaTTGCCTTATAAATGTACAcgcataaaaacgtaaaacatgtcaaatttatatttcttattcagTCCATACCCActtgttgtcagttttttctaaaaaaactagtttttcgtatttttcacagtgtaaAATTCATGCCATCATTTCATAAACGCAGTGTACACATTAAGGGAACATCGCAGTAtcgtatagaacaataataatatggaatatttccgaatttaatgtcaaaaaataccaaataccatttttttgaaaaaaatcactttatgtacaatacttgATTATGTACACTATATACGCAACTTACATATacattgtgtatttataaaatataatttaatatgttaaatgaatattttaataaattaaattacgtgacttaaaatttaacagtaggtattatttaaataaaatgtatatgctgataaatcaatattaatagttattagtattaattcgtttattaaaaataaaaatgaagatctaaattaaattaaattacttaatacctaatacataaGAAATAAGACATATTaggtgttaaatatttaacgctaatttgttagtatttatttttgttaattttattgttgataagaagtgactattttattgtattttcagtgtataatataatttttttttataggattataatatataatttctctataaaaaattgcaggaactttttttgatttaatgatCTACATTCGTCTCGCATGTCTTCGTAGGCTGTAGTTGATTTAGTTTCCGACAACCGAATAAAATCCAGTACTGAGGTcaactgtaatattatgatcaaggcctgtttacaatttatttcttacattgtaaatatgtgtattgtcATAATACCTATGCATAAttcattctaataataaataacaatttacaataaacgaCGATGTATAGACTGTAGGGTCATCCATATATAGAGTTGCAAAACCCTCTTCGTCTTCAAGGATACCTAAGGATATTTTTTGGCAAATATAAGCGTTAAGTATATACTGAAAAGGGTGGTGATTATAAAGCAGCATAGAAAAAACCAATTGTGCTACctactgtataaaaaaaattataattcaattgttattttatttggcaTCAAAACTGATGTGTGGTAACTAGGACGAGGAATATTGTACTCTGAATGACAATTGGGCGTTACATGGTCGAATGTTACTATATAAACGACCGATTGGACTTGGGTCAATCAGTTCATCATTTGATTCTAGTGCACATACAGATTTCCTAAGTCATATTTCCAAACTACAAGAAACTAACAACAATCATAATCAAAATGAAATTCCAAGTAAgtgttaatttatgtatatattcgtTTAGTAGGTATAGGTTATAATATCTACGAGAAATAAAATGCTCTTattagtgtaaaataaatgtttttaagtacTAGTGTAAAATCTTATCAACTATTGAAGAAATTATACGATAGATAACTATTTTTGAGTAGAAAATCAAACTTCAACTacgaagtaaaaatatatacagaaatattgtttttaccaatatattatgaacaaatgTTGGCCTTTTTGATTTAATCGATTTTTGatcatcatcatattattatatggtaatAATGTGATAGTTGAAcggattttttattaaaaatattgtttactgtGTCATGATCACTAATCGAAATTTACTTAAAGAAAAACCCCTTCGATACGTCCATAactcataaaatcataacccATAGTATCACTATTCGGACGAgacatatttcatttttaattcgcACGTTACAATAACGACCTTATTATTGTAACGTGCGAATATTATTGACGTTTTTTTACGGACTTGAAAACCTATCAAAATCGCGTCTAATTCGTTTTGTTTTCATCATTTACAGGTATCTTTCGCTGTACTCGCCGTCGCCATTTGCTTCGTCTGCTCTGCCTGCGCCGCCGAACAGTCTGCAAAACAGTCGTCTCAATCGGCCGCccctgccgccgccgccggagACCGCAACAAGCGCGGCCTGTACGCATCGCCCTACGTGGCCGCCCCGTACGTCGCGTCGCCTTACGTCGCATCGCCTTACGTGGCTTCGCCGTACGTAGCATCA
Protein-coding regions in this window:
- the LOC114128302 gene encoding uncharacterized protein LOC114128302, with the protein product MKFQVSFAVLAVAICFVCSACAAEQSAKQSSQSAAPAAAAGDRNKRGLYASPYVAAPYVASPYVASPYVASPYVASPYVASPYVASPYAAASHHPYGAVSSYATYPVSRTFASPYAYYP